The nucleotide window GAAGATACCGACGAAGCCCCGTATCGGATTGATCGGATGCTCTCTCACCTAAAGGGACTCGGAAAATTCGATCGGGTGAAGGGGATTGTCTTCGGTCAAATGCCGCGCTGCCAGCCGGAGCGCCTTCCAGAGATCATCTTGGAGATCTTAGAGGAATTCTCTTTCCCTATTTTCTTCGGTTTTCCCTCGGGACATGGGGATGCGCTGGCCACCCTTCCTTTCGGCATCCACGCTCGGATCGACAGCGCCACCGCCTCGATGAGGATAGAGGAATCGGCGGTGTGTTAACGATCCGTATGTAAGATTTACAACTGGCCTTTTCCCCCTTCCATTGCTGTGAAAAAATTACCCGAACTAACCTCTCCTCCTTGCTTTTTTTCCATCTGATTTCGGCTGCATCACGAAGTTCCGGTAGCGTTTCATAAAAACTGCATTTTTTTTCATTTCCTAACCGCAGGGACCTCTTTTTCTGTCTAATTCGCATCTTTCGCGAGGGCATGGAACTTGCTGTTTTAGTCAAGCAAAATTGGGGGAAAGAGGAGGCGCCGCTTCCTCTTGTTATTAAAGACAATCTAATCGGAGTTGAGGTCGATTATGAAATGTCCAAGATGCTCAGGATCGATGGTTCACGAAAACTTCTACGGCTTGGAAGATGAATACGCCTGGTTCTATCCAGGCTGGAGATGTGTTTATTGCGGTGAAATTGTCGACAAAGTTATTATGTCGAACCGAAAATCGGCCGGTCGCCATCGGAGCCGATAGTCTTTCTCCGGTTATCGTAGAGCCTCGCCGTCTTAGTGAGCAAAAGCGAGTTCTCTTGAGACGGTGCTTGGGCGGCTGCTTTGTAATCAGGACGGTGTCCGCCCGGGTTCAATTGCCATATGAATTTCTCCGCAAAGGAATGGTTCTTTCCTCTGCGGCTAAAAAAATAAGGAATGACCTCTCCACAATGTGAGGTGAAAGCGCGGTCAATTTTGACCGATATCGAATTGCTCCCCATTCCGGCAGTGCGATGCTATCTCCGGTGGCACATGTCGCAATGCTCGACTTAATTTTGAGTCATTCGCCGCGCTCTGATGATAACCGCCATTGGAAACCGCTGTCTTAAATTAGGTCGAGCACCGAGAAATGGAACTTGCTGACCCAGAGGTTTTAGAGACAAGGAGGGGTGCCCTCTCCGCCCATGCACAGGACGACATGAACCAAGAAAAGCATGCTTGGTATATACCGGAGATCGCCAACTTCGGAATCGGCGTTCATGGCGGTTGGATGAAATCAAAATGCCGACAGCGGCGAAGGTTTCGGAGGAGCCCATCTTCGGCAAGAATATCGACAATGCCATCGTCCGCGCCGGCCTGCCTCCGATTTCGACGAACAATTATCAGGTTCGAGGCGGTCTGACATTTCTGTTCCATTAAATAACCTTTAAAGGAGACACAAATGAACAAAACACTCAGTAAAACGCTGGTTCTGGTTCTATTGATAGGAGTGATGGCCGGTTGTGCCTCTTGGCGGGATAACCACAGCCAGAATACGCCGACCGATCGAGGTGCCAGCACCCCTTCGCGAAGCGACGATGCTGCGCTGACGGCGAAGGTCAAGGCAAAGCTTCTGTCAGATGACGCGCTGAATGCAATGAAGATCGACGTCGACACGCAGAGCGGTGTCGTTTT belongs to Candidatus Manganitrophaceae bacterium and includes:
- a CDS encoding BON domain-containing protein, with amino-acid sequence MNKTLSKTLVLVLLIGVMAGCASWRDNHSQNTPTDRGASTPSRSDDAALTAKVKAKLLSDDALNAMKIDVDTQSGVVFLSGVVDTADQKQKAIGIAKNTEGVRRVEDNLKVGKFEGSSSRKPGKALPVHFLEDVG